CGCCCACAGAAAATATCAACTAATACTACTTTTGATACCCTTCTCATCAGCTAATACTACTTTTGATACCTTCTCATCAGCTAATACTATTTTGCATATGAAAAGCATGCATAAAATATCACTCACTTAGGATTTCCAAAGAGCCGACCGTGacaatatttttgaagaagttgGTTTGTTTGTTATCATAAATCTTACAAACGGGTGCCAACAAGGgcatttggtctagtggtatgatTCTCGCTTAGGGTGCGAGAGGTCCCGAGTTCAATTCTCAGAATGCCCCTTTACACTAAACTTTTGggctattttatgttttatgtggGGACACAAAGAAAAATCTAAAGCTATAAGCAAACCTAATCGCCTCTCTCTCTTGTGTTGAATAAGGTTTTGATTCTGGTTTTATTTACTCTCAATTTAGATCTCACTCGTCAAGGCTTCTTGATCTCGATGAAGGGGAATCCAATGTTTGTAATTTCCTTGAGTGGTTCGATATTGTCCAATGTGTGCAAATTCTTAGGTTGTTTTTGTGACGTTAACATTTACTATCATATAATAATGAAATGCTGAGGTTAATATTttgcaaaaaaacacacacacacacttgagTCTTGTAAAATAGAATATTGAAGAGCTTAATTAACAAGCAGTAAAGCAACCGAGCCATGACCAAGACTTGCAAGAAACTTATCAATAATCTTGATTTATGACTTCCTTAATTGTAACAAATCTGCCCTTCTCAATAGAAAGCTGTGCTGCAACCCCCATGGCAACTGAAATCAGTCCATCCTGAAGTTCCACTTCAGGAGCTTCTTCTCCTCCGGCTCGGATCGCTGACAAGAAATTAAGGTGTTCCAAGTAGCTAGACCCATGATGCAGCCCATCATAtctggaaaaagaaaatgtaaatcAAACTAGATAGAGAGATAGCCCCCACAACACAAAATTTTCCCAGGATTCACAGTTCGTATCAATGAAATTCAAGATCACGCAATCAACTAACTCACTTTATTCGTTTATCGGTAGCTTTCAGAGTCTGGACACCATCTCTACCTGAAACTCGAGTCCCGAATCGCGCTATGCTCTCAGGAACGAAGGCCTCCCCCTAATACAAGCTTAAGTCTTGAATCAAATGAAAGAACAAGACATAAAAATTACATGCATTGTTTCTGGAAGATTGAAGGGAATAGGGTTATTGTGCACTGGCATGGTCATTTGCAGAACTTATATATGCTGCTATGGCACACTTTGACATATACGTTGGGGGTGTATCTCGGTCGTGGGTGCGTGAGAGTGTGAGAGAGATATATATACCTTCCCAATATCACCAACAACAGATATTTCTTGCTCATTTTTACTCCCTTCAGCAAACATGCAAAGATCAAGCATCCCCCTAGAACCATTCTCAAATTCCACAATAACATATGCATTGTCGATGATGTCCGGTACCTGAATCAAACCAATGCAAAGAGTCACAACTAAAAGAATGATTTCCATACGGAAAAAATTGTCACCATCTTTTGGTTTAAACAATAGATTATCAGAATCAAAGAGACATTAAAGAACGTGGAGATTTCATGTTGTGTGCACAGCATCCACATCAAATTTCCGTCAACAAGAATCTACCTTTCCATCATAAATTTCTTCCTTGTGATTGACATCATGAGCTCCAGAAGCCATCACACGGACCGGATTTGCACCAGCGAACAGCCTCATTAGATCAAAGAAATGGCAGCACTTCTCTACTAGAGTACCCCCAGTATTAGCACTGAACCTGTTCCAGTTGTTAACCTACTACAGGCGTAAGTCAATAGCATATAGGTCATCGCTGCAACGGGAAGCTGAGTAAATTTGAGCTCCAAGATTTACCTTAACCAGAAATGGAAACCTATGCTCCCGTATCGCGACCATTTTGACATGTCCAAGAGTTCCAGCTTTAACAATTTCAATCAGTTTAGCAACGGGCGGCATGTATCTGTACTCCAGTCCAACCTGTACTAACATATCGGACCTCTTCTTTGCAGCATCTACCACCTAACAGATTCAGAATATAAATTTGAAATATCAAAGTATTAAAGAATGTGAATTCCTCAAACTATAACTTGTAGAAGTCTTCAATATTCCATATATGCTAATGCTACAAGTGAATACAGTTCTACCCCTTTAACAACAAAGAGGTATTTTCTGGCTTGGCATTGCACTAAATCCTGATAGCCATCAATCAAATATAAATAGATTGAGTCTAAAACTATTCATTAGTTCAAGGATGAAATGCTTCTCATACAAAATGAATCCCAAACTCCTCTTATtcaattcaaatttaaaaagaaaaagtaaccAAGTTGATTCCAATGCAAAAGCTTTGTTCAACGTGGACAACAGAAAatcaacacttttttttttttggtaacagaGAACAATTTAGCAGGTATATCCTTTCTTGGACAACCCACTAAGCCAAAATTCGGGTCGAACTAGGCACGTGTAAACCTGCCCGACAGGTTAGTTGGGCTAAATTCGACAGGCGTGCCTAATTTGGAGAGCCCACTAAGCCCAAACTCGGATTATGCATGCGCACACCCACTCGACAGGTTAGTTGAcactttttttggtaaccgagaacaACTCAGCAGTCATACCCTTTTTTGGACGACCCACCAAGCCCAAATTCATGCCGGGCTAGGCATGTGCAAACTCTTTCGATTGGTTAGTTGGACTTAAAACTCAACAGGCGTGCTGTTTTTGGAGAGCCCACAAAGCCCAAACTCGGACTATGCACGTGCACACCCGCTCGACAGGTTAGTTGGGCTGATGCTCAGCGCACCACTTGGAAATAGTTGCGCTAACTTAGAATCCAACTCCCTATGTCTAGACTCttgagagataaccaactaggctatcGTTAAGTAGTTATAAAACATCAACACAAAGAGGCATCCATATACTAATTCTGAATTGACTTACCTTTCTGCAGTCAGAGACTGTGGTGCACAAGGGCTTCTCCACCAACACATGATGAGGCTTTGGATGGTTGATGATATCCATTAGAATCTGATAATGAGTCATATTTGGTGTCGAAACAACAAGCACATCACACAACCCACTCTCCAGTACCTCACGATGCCCTGAAAACACCTTCACAGAAACAAACtctcaagaaaatcacaaacCCATAATCTGAAAATCCAATGCAAAAATCTTAATACTAAGgattatgaacatatatatataaatatatatatatatatactttaagAGGCCAGTTGAAGGAGTGGGCTAATTCAAGGGCATGTTGTTGAGATTGAATGTGAGGATCTGCGATGCAAACAACATCAACACCTTCGCTGCTAAGATGGTGGAGATTGATTAGGTGTTCTCTGCCCATCATTCCCACTCCAATGATTCCATACTTGACTACTGCACCATCATCACTAGCAACCATGGTTGCGATTTGGAAACAACTCTGTTTTCCTCTGCTTTTAGATCTACAATGCAGCAGCCAGCAAGTCTCAATCTTTATCTTTGGAAGTAACGTGCCTGTTACTGCTGCCAGACTCGCTTGCTGACAATTGAGCCGTCGCGGGTTTTCTGCGattttttctattattatgCCAAAATCAACTCAATGTAGGGCCCGATAATGATCGTTAATCTGATCctctgtatatatatgtgatgtggatatatgtatatatgtgtgtgtgtgtgatgtgaTCAGTTTCTTTCTTAtacactttcttgtgattttatAATACTGGTGCGATGTATCTGGACACTTTTGCTTGGTTTGATACTTTGCTGGGGCTGCGCTAGTGGATATTCGGCCTTATGTAATTTATTTCGATTataataatgcttgagactctaAAAAAATGGCCTCAAAAGACtcacatttaatgtggagtgttggatatgaAATAAAtcctatatatgtgtttttaatcaatgatcattttaatgtcacatagatttggagaCTTTTGAAGGTCATATTTTGAAGGTCTCTAATATTGTTCTTTGGATAATAATATCATTTAGGAAATTATTTCAATTAATGCTATGAATTTCACACTCATAATTATTTTAAGCATTGGTTAATAACACATCATGACTCCATTTGATAGAGCATttcaaataacatatatatgctACGTTTGTAGCTAAACGTCTCAtttgaaataacatttttttagaGTATTTCGACAAGTTACTTGAAGGTAACATTTTAATAGCTTTCATGATTTTAACCTTCAAATATTCGTAACActctatttttttcaaaaatattccAACTATACCTTAAAAATAAGTTATCTTTTTCGGGATTTAATTATCGGACAATTTTTAATGCAAGAATAAGATagtttgtttgtctttttaaATATGTAACTTCTTAGCgatgtgtgtatacatatatatatatatatatagttttcaactattttgattaatttgattgtTACCAGAGGAGATAAATGTATTTTACATTTGgtcattccttttcttttgtttttctaacTCTTACACATACATGAGTCTTAAAACTTTATGAAATTGTGATGCTCAGCCTCAGGCTATGGTATTTCAAAGCTAAAATTCACCTCAGGTTAGATGGCTTAACAATTTAGGAGCAAAACCCCAACAACCTCTCAGCTGAGGTAGTTAAGGCATAGACTCGACTTGGTGGCATCCAAGTTCAAACCCCCCATCATGAGGAAGGAAAATGATGTCTCAAGATACACCATTATTAATTCTGATCACAACATAGAATTCCATCTATATTTACCATTCTATTCCTCCAACGCATTACCCTAATATCCACAACTTCAAAGGTTGGATGAGAAAGACTTAGCTGAAAATCAGTAACCTGGCAAGTAGCAACTCAAATTCTAGAACAGACTTGGGCCCTTTCCATTGATTCTATACATAAATAAAGGCTGATACAGCACACTTGCTGCATTATCACTATAGCAATGAACTTGATACATCCATCATTAGCATACTAGTAACTGGTACCACATACCACAGAAAATTCTAGTACGTTCCTACGGATGCATTTCTGTcctatataaagaaaaaaaaaagaaaaaaaagaagaagaagacggacGCATGATCTGAAGCAGAAAACTCCATTACCTACCATTGGGCAAATGTATACATTCTTACCCTGCATTGCAAATAGCCAAAtacacaattctatgcatagctaTGCGAAATTGAAACATAAACTGTATGCTGAATCCCGTCAAGATAGCTCAGAAACAGTTACAGTGTGTTATGTGGAGAAAACACCTATAATTTAAATCACAGCTCCAATGCATCAGAGAGTGAATGTCATCAGCACGATATATTAACAAGAAAAGGGGACTCCTATGTCTCCTCTTCTGCATTCGTGGTGCAAGTACTCAACATCACTTAACATAACATGGGACCATAGGAGATATACATTCATGTATCCATTGCCAAATCTCAGGTGATATGCAGTATGCAGACATAACAAAAATGCTTTTCCcataaaattttctttgatgTTCATGTGATTACCTACTGTTATGCATTCCCTCATAATTTCAAAAGTATCAAGCATTAAAGACAGATGACTCTATATGTTACTGTATTATTAACTAACAGAAAAGAATATCCATTCAAGCCTAAAATTATTCCAGAAGTGAGCATAATTCTGCAAGCAATTTTTCCTTTCAATAGAAATCACTAAAGTTTTGACAGCAATAGGAAGAAAGGTAATGAATAATAATTCATTGAACAGCTGAAAACAGAAATTACATCCATGCAATTCTCTGGAAGATAGAAAGCAAAACAATAATTTAACAATAGCAACTAACAATGTTAAAACGAAATCAAATGGCTATTTGTGCAAACACAATGACAAAAATTAATACATTGGAAGAAGGCAGTTGCATAATCGGCATCAATTCAATCCACTCATCAAAACTAAGTAAAAAAATTGAGTATACCATTTTATAAACTCAAAGTAGCATATCCGAAACAAATCTAGCACACACAGTTCAATGCATTTACACTTGtactttgaactttgaagagcTACTCAGGGCTTTGGATATCATCCTCTTCGCCCTCAATCACTCCTGAACCATTTTGAACGACAGTCTCCAATGAACTCTCTATATCAGAACTTTACTTCTGAGAagaacaaaatgtcaaaatctCTATATTAGTTGCAGTTTCCATTTTGAAAGCAAACACACATTACCCAACAGGAGCAGTATCATTTACTCTCTAAATATAATCAGCAGAAGTAGAAAAGTTAAATATGAAGATATTAAGCGCACAAACCCTAACACAATCGAATATTGAAACTTGGACAACCCAACATATTTGAACCAGATATTCAAGTAAATAAGGGAAACCATAAAATTTCCAATGCATGCTCAAAACCTCTATTTTCCTTAATTCGGGTAAGCACTTCCCATCAAATGAAATTAATGGCTGCCATAGAATTCtcatccaaattttttttaaaggcagGCACACCTACGTCTGCTTGGAGTacgaagaagagttaggcattcGCTTATTGCGGAACATCATGTACGCTACAGGAAACACCACCCCAATCATCATGATCGCCACTCCAATCAGGTACCTCAACGGACTCGGTGACTCGACTTCTATGATTCTCCTTAACTACATCGCATACGATCGcaacaaaaatcacaaaaacaaaactcgAATTATAAATCCTCCGAATACAAATAACTCGAGAGCTAAAACAAATCTAGAAAACAACGTAAGATTCAGATCGATACTGATACTTACTTGCATTTTAAATCTTCAATCCCTCTTTTGGTTCGTCGATTTGTGCAGCTTCTTCAGATCATCAGATGCAACGATCGGTAAACGATTGCACGCCGCAATCGTAAGAGACGATCGGATTTCTAATTTGATTTTGCTCCGACTCCGAGCGAGGGATCTAGATTCGGATTCTGGGCTAATGGGCTCTGGATTCTCTCTCCTAAGTCTCCTGTGAGTTTGGGTCCAGTGACCTCCCACGCATTTAGGAATGAGGAGCAACAAAAGTATGTTCGGTTGGAATAATCGAATTTATCTGATctcaattaaattaattttatatataaattatatgtttgaatttgtattaaacactaattttttgtaaagtttaaaattggatTAGAGttcaaacatataaattttcTTTGGTTTACTTGTTTAGATTGTAATTCAAATTATATTCTTATCTATATTTAATCTAATCCGaaattgatcaattaaatacatttAAAATTATTGAAAATCCATATCCCTATCAATATCAATTATATTATTCCTTTTGAATTTTCCGATTAACACGACTTTATTTCTTCTTAACTAACAAGTGGGTCAAGACCCATTTTTTCCATCCCTACACGGCTACACGCGTTAAGTCAGGTGGATTATGAAGTATGAACTTGACATGTCACCACAAACGAAGAAAAGCGACACGTAGCGATGACAAACGACACCGTTCTACCCAAAGATCGGAGAGGCCACTACCAAGTTTGTTGTGTGGCTATACTTTGCAGAGAAGCAGAGAAAGATGACACTGATACAAAGAAGAGTCCCTTCAAGCCTTCCTCAGATTTTTGGATTTGCGAAAAGGTCCTTCAATTCCTCAAAATTCCCAATTGAGGCTCTCAATTCgtcttcctctccctctctcacccACGGCATCCACGTCTTTCACTGCCCAGTAAGTCCCCTTGCTAAAATGTCTGTATACATTCTAGATTTGTAGCAACTGTGAAGGAAATAATTGAGAAATGAATGATTCAGATAAACccagataattttttttattaatttgatgattttgttgatAGGATGGTGTCGGGATTGTGGCCAAGCTGTCTGATTGCATTGCTTCAAGGGGCGGAAACATTTTGAATGCCGATGTTTTTGTACCTGAGAACAAGAATGTGTTCTATTCCCGAAGGTATCTTCATTCCCTTATTCGTTTAGATTCAATAAGTTGACGTGTTTGATTATACGTCTGTTCAAGATTTGACATAGGTttgattctttgtttttttaagtGTCATGGCTATGCACTTAGATGTGACTATTTAGAATGATTTTAGATAACTTTCAGTTTCATCAATTACTGTAGAGTAGGTTGAACTGAGATGCAAAGCACATTCAGTTTGATagtttttaaaggaaaattaacccaaaaaagGGATAATTGTTGTATAGATAGCACTGAAGATTTAGATTCCAGTCTTTGGTTATAGGTAGGTGCTTCTTTGGTAACGTACACTCGTACAGTACAAGATTCAATACTGCAGTGTTTTTACCTCCTCTCCAATCTCCATTCTTTATCTGAGTTCATATTCTGGTTTGGCACAATTTGGATTTCGAGATATTCAGCTGTGATTTCTTTACAAATTTCCCTATCTGAAGTTGAGTTCAATCTCATGACCCGTATTTTGTGGTTTCCACATTGAAGGTCAAGTTTAATACAATGTGCATGTGAACCAGTGTGAAATTATAATAATCGGGTGCAATGTTGCAGTGTGTTTATTTTTGATCCTGTGAAGTGGCCACGGGACCAAATGGATGAGGATTTCTTCAAGCTTGCAAAGATGTTCAATGCTATGAAATCTGTTGTCAGGGTCCCAGATCTTGACCCCAAATATAAAATCGCTGTTCTTGCTTCAAAGCAGGTAGCTTTATTTTCTGCTTGGtgattttattatatatgtgtacactGAAATTATCTTCTTGCTGCAGGAGCACTGCCTTGTTGATTTATTACATGGATGGCAGGATGGAAGGCTTCCAGTTGATATTACTCGGGTTATAAGGTGAAGATTTAGGATGTTACCCTCTATTCTGATCTGTTGGTCTCAAGAGCTCTAATCATGGTTCCTTACCTATTTTATAACAGTAATCATGATAGAGCTCCAAACACCCATGTGATTCGCTTTCTTGAAAGGCATGGGATTCCGTATCATTATTTGTGCTCgtccaaagaaaataaaagagaagacGAGATCCTGGAATTGGTTCAGGATACTGATTTTTTAGTACTTGCCAGGTACATGCA
This DNA window, taken from Tripterygium wilfordii isolate XIE 37 chromosome 20, ASM1340144v1, whole genome shotgun sequence, encodes the following:
- the LOC119986587 gene encoding inositol 2-dehydrogenase 2 — translated: MVASDDGAVVKYGIIGVGMMGREHLINLHHLSSEGVDVVCIADPHIQSQQHALELAHSFNWPLKVFSGHREVLESGLCDVLVVSTPNMTHYQILMDIINHPKPHHVLVEKPLCTTVSDCRKVVDAAKKRSDMLVQVGLEYRYMPPVAKLIEIVKAGTLGHVKMVAIREHRFPFLVKVNNWNRFSANTGGTLVEKCCHFFDLMRLFAGANPVRVMASGAHDVNHKEEIYDGKVPDIIDNAYVIVEFENGSRGMLDLCMFAEGSKNEQEISVVGDIGKGEAFVPESIARFGTRVSGRDGVQTLKATDKRIKYDGLHHGSSYLEHLNFLSAIRAGGEEAPEVELQDGLISVAMGVAAQLSIEKGRFVTIKEVINQDY
- the LOC119987287 gene encoding formyltetrahydrofolate deformylase 1, mitochondrial-like, producing the protein MTLIQRRVPSSLPQIFGFAKRSFNSSKFPIEALNSSSSPSLTHGIHVFHCPDGVGIVAKLSDCIASRGGNILNADVFVPENKNVFYSRSVFIFDPVKWPRDQMDEDFFKLAKMFNAMKSVVRVPDLDPKYKIAVLASKQEHCLVDLLHGWQDGRLPVDITRVISNHDRAPNTHVIRFLERHGIPYHYLCSSKENKREDEILELVQDTDFLVLARYMQVFSGSFLRSYGKDIINIHHGLLPSFKGGNPSKQAFDAGVKLIGSTSHFVTEELDTGPIIEQMVESVSHRDNLRIFVQKSEDVEKRCLAKAIRSYCELRVLPYEENRTVVF